Proteins encoded in a region of the Paenibacillus pedocola genome:
- a CDS encoding allantoinase, with product MKETYELIIKNGDVVLPGKVRKLDIAVKNGKIAALGEKLPVYPDTRVIDAEGQYVLPGMIDMHVHFNEPALGHWEGFRSGSAALAAGGCTCYADMPLNGNPPTVNKAALELKAEAATGNSAVDYVLWGGLVPGNLEDLEELAAAGVTGFKAFISNPGGEGEGRFREVDDDTLFQGMKKIAGLGGILALHAESEEITAVLSADAVRNGRTTARDFAASRPAEAELEAVARALLYSERTGCRLHFVHISTAAAINMIHEAKVRGLDVSAETCPHYLVLSENSLEELGALAKCAPPLRSPEEQEKLWTVLADGRIELIASDHSPCPPELKLDPGLNFFEAWGGISGAQSSLELMFHEGVNVRGLPVTQIAALLSEQPARRFGLDRRKGSIKLGLDADLVLLNPNHTYTLKAEDLLYRHKHSPYTGMTLSCKVTATISRGAVVYTSSDGLLINDGGQWLRVNEGQPSL from the coding sequence ATGAAGGAAACGTATGAGCTTATCATCAAGAATGGGGACGTAGTGCTGCCCGGAAAAGTACGCAAGCTGGACATCGCTGTGAAGAACGGAAAGATTGCCGCGCTGGGCGAGAAGCTGCCGGTTTATCCGGACACCCGGGTCATCGATGCGGAGGGACAGTATGTGCTGCCCGGCATGATCGATATGCATGTTCATTTTAATGAGCCGGCGCTGGGCCATTGGGAGGGCTTCCGCAGCGGTTCGGCGGCGCTTGCTGCGGGAGGCTGTACCTGTTATGCGGATATGCCCCTGAACGGCAATCCGCCTACTGTGAATAAAGCCGCACTGGAACTCAAAGCGGAGGCAGCGACCGGCAACTCAGCCGTGGATTATGTGCTGTGGGGCGGGCTGGTTCCCGGCAATCTCGAGGACCTGGAGGAGCTGGCGGCAGCCGGTGTTACCGGCTTCAAGGCGTTCATCTCCAATCCCGGAGGCGAAGGAGAAGGGCGTTTCCGGGAGGTGGATGATGACACCCTGTTCCAGGGGATGAAAAAAATCGCCGGGCTCGGCGGCATTCTTGCCCTGCATGCGGAGAGCGAAGAGATCACCGCAGTGCTGTCAGCTGATGCTGTACGCAACGGCCGGACCACTGCACGTGATTTTGCCGCTTCCCGTCCGGCGGAAGCTGAGCTGGAGGCCGTGGCGAGAGCGCTGCTGTACAGTGAACGCACTGGCTGCAGGCTGCATTTTGTGCATATTAGCACCGCAGCTGCGATTAACATGATCCATGAAGCCAAGGTCCGCGGGCTGGATGTGTCTGCGGAAACCTGCCCCCATTACCTGGTTCTGAGCGAGAACAGCCTGGAAGAGCTGGGAGCGCTGGCTAAATGCGCGCCGCCGCTGCGCAGCCCGGAGGAGCAGGAAAAGCTGTGGACGGTGCTGGCAGACGGCCGGATCGAGCTGATCGCCTCGGATCATTCCCCTTGTCCGCCTGAGCTTAAGCTTGATCCCGGGCTGAACTTTTTTGAAGCCTGGGGCGGTATTTCCGGGGCGCAAAGCAGCCTCGAGCTGATGTTCCACGAAGGGGTCAATGTACGTGGCCTGCCGGTTACGCAGATTGCCGCGCTGCTGTCAGAGCAGCCGGCCCGGCGTTTCGGGCTGGACCGCCGCAAAGGCTCGATCAAGCTTGGGCTGGATGCGGATCTGGTGTTGCTGAACCCGAACCATACTTACACCTTGAAGGCGGAGGATCTCCTGTACCGTCATAAACATAGTCCCTATACCGGTATGACTTTATCCTGCAAGGTTACGGCTACGATCAGCCGCGGAGCGGTCGTATACACCTCCTCAGACGGGCTGCTGATTAATGACGGCGGCCAGTGGCTGCGGGTAAATGAAGGGCAGCCTTCATTATGA
- the allC gene encoding allantoate deiminase: MTTPTIQAPALEMMELLEELAAFSAPGPGISRLLYTPEWLRAQQFLQERMAALGMEVRRDEVGNVYGRFAGSQTADKVILTGSHIDTVLNGGKYDGAYGIAAAVTALHYLWQTFGQPLRTVEAVAFCEEEGSRFPLTFWGSGNVTGLYDGSEADSCADSGGVTVTAAMEACGLGRITGKGPRRKDIGAYVELHIEQGIVLERSALEIGIVEAIAGQRRFVVRVGGTANHAGTTPMGLRRDALAGAAEMLLALEQAAVQTGDPLVATCGKLEVYPGTPNVIPGEVQFTLDIRHSEAEQLEHFCSGIQAHFNRIAESRGLTLELTATLATTPAPMDEGLKGLLEQISQQQGRSFRTMVSGAGHDAQLFAPLCPTAMIFVPSRAGISHSPDEYSSPEELAAGLNLLTAILYELAYKES, from the coding sequence ATGACAACGCCGACGATTCAAGCACCAGCGCTAGAGATGATGGAGCTGCTGGAGGAGCTTGCGGCCTTCAGCGCTCCGGGACCCGGAATCTCCCGGCTTCTGTATACTCCCGAATGGCTCCGGGCGCAGCAGTTCCTGCAGGAGAGGATGGCTGCACTGGGGATGGAGGTAAGGCGTGATGAGGTCGGGAATGTCTATGGAAGATTTGCAGGCTCGCAGACAGCCGATAAAGTCATATTAACCGGCTCACATATTGATACCGTTCTGAACGGAGGGAAATATGACGGTGCATACGGGATTGCTGCTGCCGTAACTGCATTGCATTATTTATGGCAGACCTTCGGGCAGCCGCTGCGGACCGTGGAGGCAGTAGCCTTTTGCGAGGAAGAGGGCAGCCGGTTTCCGCTCACCTTCTGGGGCTCGGGCAATGTCACCGGGCTGTACGACGGAAGTGAAGCAGACAGCTGTGCCGACTCCGGAGGAGTGACGGTAACTGCGGCGATGGAAGCTTGCGGATTGGGACGTATAACCGGGAAGGGTCCCCGCAGAAAGGATATCGGCGCGTATGTTGAGCTGCATATCGAACAGGGGATCGTACTGGAGAGATCGGCCTTGGAGATTGGAATCGTTGAAGCTATCGCCGGACAAAGGCGCTTTGTAGTGAGAGTTGGCGGTACCGCGAACCATGCCGGCACAACCCCGATGGGGTTGCGGCGGGATGCGCTGGCGGGTGCTGCAGAGATGCTGCTGGCGCTGGAGCAGGCAGCGGTCCAGACCGGTGATCCGCTGGTAGCAACCTGCGGGAAGCTTGAGGTGTACCCGGGTACGCCTAATGTAATACCCGGTGAGGTGCAGTTTACGCTGGACATCCGCCATAGCGAAGCTGAGCAGCTGGAGCACTTTTGTAGCGGTATTCAGGCACATTTCAATAGGATCGCCGAAAGCCGCGGGCTGACTTTGGAGCTCACAGCAACCTTAGCTACCACTCCTGCACCTATGGATGAGGGGCTGAAGGGGCTGCTGGAGCAGATCAGCCAACAGCAGGGGAGAAGCTTCCGCACGATGGTTAGCGGAGCAGGCCATGATGCCCAGCTCTTCGCACCCCTATGTCCTACAGCAATGATTTTTGTGCCGAGCCGGGCAGGAATCAGCCATTCTCCGGATGAATATTCTTCACCGGAAGAGCTGGCTGCCGGATTGAATCTGTTAACGGCCATATTATATGAGCTGGCTTATAAAGAAAGCTGA
- a CDS encoding pyridoxal-phosphate-dependent aminotransferase family protein: MKRYEDLSPSLRCIMTPGPVEVDPRVLRAMSFPVLGQFDPEFTDIMNETMGMLRELFATNNKWAFPVDGTSRSGIEAVMVSLIAPGDRVLIPIFGRFGHLLHEIAERCGAEVYTIEKAWGSVFAPEEVISAIQSFKPDVVAIVHGETSTGRVQPLAEIGQACREQDALLIVDAVATIGGVPVETDAWKLDAVIGGTQKCLSIPSGMAPVTYNERAEAKLLKRKQVERGLRTGEFEAGELPPVRSNYFDLSMLQDYWSPQRLNHHTEMTSMLYALREGLRLVLEEGLQARHARHALHEEALTAGLTAMGLELYGDPQCKLTVVTCVRIPEGIDGESVRSMLLNRFGIEIASSFGPLKGQIWRIGTMGFSCRENNVLRVLGALEATLLRHGHPLPAGLGVQAALDVYEAKVR; encoded by the coding sequence ATGAAGCGGTACGAAGATTTGTCGCCGTCCTTGCGGTGTATAATGACCCCGGGACCGGTGGAGGTCGATCCGCGCGTGCTGCGGGCGATGTCTTTTCCGGTGCTGGGCCAGTTTGATCCTGAATTTACCGATATTATGAACGAAACCATGGGGATGCTGCGTGAGCTGTTCGCTACAAACAATAAATGGGCTTTTCCGGTCGACGGCACTTCGCGTTCCGGTATTGAAGCGGTGATGGTCAGTTTAATCGCGCCCGGCGACCGGGTGCTGATTCCGATCTTTGGCCGGTTCGGCCATTTGCTGCACGAAATCGCTGAACGCTGCGGGGCAGAGGTCTATACCATTGAGAAAGCCTGGGGCAGTGTGTTTGCTCCGGAGGAAGTGATCTCCGCGATCCAAAGCTTTAAGCCGGATGTAGTAGCTATTGTTCACGGGGAAACCTCCACAGGCCGGGTGCAGCCGCTGGCTGAGATCGGGCAGGCCTGCCGTGAGCAGGATGCCCTGCTCATCGTGGACGCCGTTGCGACAATCGGCGGTGTGCCGGTGGAGACCGATGCCTGGAAGCTGGACGCTGTCATCGGCGGTACACAGAAGTGCCTGTCGATTCCCTCCGGGATGGCGCCGGTTACGTATAATGAGCGGGCGGAAGCCAAGCTGCTAAAGCGCAAGCAGGTAGAACGCGGGCTCAGAACAGGGGAGTTCGAAGCGGGGGAGCTGCCTCCTGTGCGAAGCAATTATTTTGACTTAAGCATGCTGCAGGATTACTGGAGTCCGCAGCGGCTGAATCATCATACGGAGATGACTTCGATGCTCTATGCACTGCGTGAAGGGCTGCGGCTGGTGCTTGAGGAAGGCCTTCAGGCACGGCATGCCAGACATGCGCTGCATGAAGAGGCGCTTACAGCCGGACTAACGGCGATGGGCCTGGAGCTGTATGGCGATCCGCAGTGCAAGCTGACTGTTGTTACCTGTGTGCGGATTCCGGAGGGGATCGACGGGGAGTCTGTACGCAGCATGCTGCTTAACCGCTTTGGTATCGAGATTGCCAGCTCTTTCGGGCCGCTCAAAGGACAAATTTGGCGCATTGGCACGATGGGCTTCAGCTGCCGTGAAAATAATGTGCTGCGGGTACTTGGAGCGCTTGAGGCAACACTTTTGCGGCATGGGCATCCTCTTCCCGCCGGCCTCGGTGTCCAGGCGGCACTTGACGTATATGAGGCAAAAGTAAGATAA
- a CDS encoding adenine deaminase, with the protein MTFKRKPLADCVPELVATARGDQPASLVITGGKLVNVVSGEILEGMSVAVQGGRIAYVGKDVSHTIGEGTKIIDAAGKYIAPGLLDGHCHIESTQLTVTEFARAVLPMGTTGGFFDAHEIANVFGLKGIKLMLDEMRGTPLAAYMQVASCVPSAGAEFETTGASLGPAEIAEAYTWGEDVIALGEVMNFPGVVYGDDKMIGEIQATLRAGRYVDGHFTWPSSDWRLPVYAAAGVTGDHECVTAEDVIERVRLGMYAKMRRGSAWHDVAKTITAHTEHGLDPRRMMLVTDDRSSESLRDEGHMDFVVRHAISQGVKPVIAFQMATINTAERFGVARDIGSVTPGSCADIILLDGNLADVHVVTTIAAGVVVAENGIMTAELPAYTYPQEVRSSVHLQQLPVPEDFVIHAPVESGSLATRVIKVIENHVETEELIVQLPVENGVLQVGNGLCKIAVFERHKGTGNKSVGVVEGIGFHEPAAIAMTVAHDSHNVLVIGNDDVLMAKAAAAVAEAQGGVAVITGTGTTLFPLAIAGLMSAEPFEVAAAQSAAISTALNDAGCTLNYAFMTLSLLALAVIPTLRISDKGLVRISPEEGIQLVSLFC; encoded by the coding sequence ATGACGTTTAAAAGAAAACCGCTTGCGGATTGTGTGCCTGAGCTTGTGGCTACAGCCCGCGGCGATCAGCCGGCATCTCTGGTCATCACGGGAGGAAAGCTGGTTAATGTGGTTTCGGGGGAGATATTAGAGGGGATGTCTGTTGCGGTACAAGGGGGACGCATTGCCTATGTCGGCAAGGACGTCTCTCATACGATTGGTGAAGGTACCAAGATTATTGATGCAGCCGGCAAATATATTGCTCCCGGATTACTTGACGGACATTGCCATATCGAAAGCACACAGCTGACCGTTACCGAATTTGCCCGTGCGGTGCTGCCGATGGGAACGACAGGCGGATTCTTTGACGCGCATGAAATCGCCAATGTGTTCGGACTGAAGGGGATTAAGCTGATGCTCGATGAAATGCGCGGCACACCGCTTGCCGCGTATATGCAGGTAGCTTCCTGTGTACCTTCGGCAGGGGCGGAGTTTGAAACAACCGGCGCCTCGCTTGGACCGGCGGAAATTGCCGAAGCCTATACCTGGGGCGAGGATGTCATCGCACTTGGTGAAGTCATGAACTTCCCGGGCGTGGTATATGGCGATGATAAAATGATCGGCGAAATCCAGGCGACACTCCGCGCAGGCAGATATGTTGATGGGCATTTCACCTGGCCGTCCAGCGACTGGAGACTTCCGGTTTATGCTGCCGCCGGCGTAACCGGCGACCATGAATGTGTAACGGCTGAGGATGTCATCGAACGTGTCCGTCTGGGGATGTATGCCAAAATGCGCCGCGGCTCCGCCTGGCATGATGTAGCGAAGACGATCACTGCGCATACGGAACACGGGCTGGACCCGCGCCGGATGATGCTGGTCACGGATGACCGCAGCTCGGAATCGCTGCGCGACGAAGGACATATGGATTTTGTCGTACGCCATGCGATCTCTCAAGGGGTAAAGCCGGTTATCGCCTTCCAGATGGCGACCATTAACACCGCTGAGCGCTTTGGCGTAGCCCGTGATATCGGCTCGGTTACGCCGGGCTCCTGTGCGGATATTATTTTGCTGGACGGCAATCTGGCCGATGTCCATGTAGTAACGACAATAGCTGCTGGTGTGGTGGTGGCGGAGAACGGCATTATGACAGCTGAGCTTCCGGCTTATACCTATCCTCAGGAGGTACGGTCTTCGGTTCATCTGCAGCAGCTTCCGGTGCCGGAAGACTTTGTGATCCATGCTCCGGTGGAGTCGGGCAGCCTCGCTACACGGGTAATCAAGGTCATCGAGAATCATGTGGAGACAGAAGAACTGATCGTGCAGCTGCCGGTGGAGAACGGGGTGCTGCAGGTCGGAAACGGCCTCTGCAAAATCGCTGTATTTGAACGGCACAAAGGGACCGGCAATAAATCGGTAGGCGTAGTTGAGGGGATTGGCTTCCATGAGCCGGCAGCTATTGCCATGACGGTTGCCCATGACAGCCACAATGTGCTGGTGATCGGCAATGATGATGTCCTGATGGCAAAAGCAGCAGCAGCAGTAGCAGAAGCTCAAGGCGGTGTGGCTGTAATTACAGGGACGGGTACCACGCTATTCCCGCTGGCCATCGCCGGACTAATGTCTGCAGAGCCGTTTGAGGTAGCCGCCGCCCAGTCTGCGGCAATCAGTACAGCGCTGAATGATGCAGGCTGCACGCTGAATTATGCATTTATGACCCTATCTCTGCTGGCGCTAGCAGTCATTCCGACCTTGCGGATTTCCGATAAGGGTCTGGTGCGGATCTCACCGGAAGAGGGCATTCAGCTCGTATCTTTATTCTGCTAG
- a CDS encoding IDEAL domain-containing protein yields the protein MIRLDTQDIVNITMKQIAGIFKMEPLELRFVNDFRGEQYLLTNDKLHLSNQQYWAKVMDCVFDNHVRPVLMCEVLYFLRNEFMESDIKLKFSYDFAEGANGLATATAEVCFNDSPELQPAEIAELIDFALALQDKNWFEELTAKYKQLTA from the coding sequence ATGATCAGATTAGATACACAGGACATTGTGAATATCACAATGAAGCAAATTGCCGGTATTTTTAAAATGGAGCCGCTTGAGCTCAGATTTGTTAATGATTTTCGGGGGGAGCAATATCTGCTAACCAATGATAAGCTGCATCTCAGCAACCAGCAATATTGGGCAAAGGTTATGGATTGTGTGTTTGATAACCATGTCAGACCGGTTTTGATGTGTGAAGTGCTGTATTTCCTCCGCAATGAATTTATGGAGAGTGACATCAAGCTTAAGTTTTCTTACGATTTCGCTGAGGGTGCGAATGGGTTGGCAACGGCAACAGCTGAGGTTTGCTTCAATGATTCTCCGGAGCTGCAGCCGGCTGAAATTGCTGAATTGATTGATTTTGCATTGGCCTTGCAGGATAAGAATTGGTTTGAGGAACTGACCGCTAAATACAAACAATTAACCGCATAA